The sequence below is a genomic window from Desulfobulbus oligotrophicus.
CCTGAGGAGCATGGATCGGGATGAAGAGTATCTCGGCCGCCTTGGGCAGCAGGTCACTCTTTGCATCGATATAGGCGGTGATGATGTCAAAGAGTTGTTGTTGGTGAAGGATCTGTGTTGTCCGTTCAACAACCGTGGTCGGGCTGCCCTGCCAGTCGACATCAGCCACTTCCGGGCGGTTGCGTAAGCCGGTGATTACTGCCGCTGTCTGCAACTCCTTGGTCTTGCCCGGTGGTGGTGCCACGCCGACCACCAGCCGGCCGATCTGCTCTGTCAGATCCCCGTCGGGGCTGATATCGGCAATATCAGCCAGCATAATCCGGGCGGCGGTCACTGCCGCTGTTTTTTGGAAACTGACGGTTACCGGCGCCGCAAGACAGGGATGATGCCACAGCAGACAGCAAGTTGTCAGAACAAGGAGCTGAACAAGAGAGCGCATCACACCATGTTGGTAACAGTTCGCATCATCTCGTCTGAGGTCGTAATCACCTTGGAGTTGATCTCAAACGAACGTTGTGCCGTGATCATCTGGGTCAGTTCTTCCACCAGGTTGACATTGGAGTTTTCAATATACCCCTGCAGCAGGGTGCCGATACCGTTTTCACCGGGGGTGCCGATGAGGGCCGGTCCCGAGGCCTCGGTGTCACGAAAGAGGTTTTTACCGATGGCGATTAGTCCGGCGTCGTTGACAAAGTCGGCCAGATCGATGTTGCCCAGCTCGGTGGTTATGGTGTCACTGCCGAGGATGGCGCTGACGGTGCCGTCCGGGCTGATGGTGATTTCAAGGGCATCTTCCGGAATGACGATTTCCGGTTCAACGGGGTAGCCGTCCGAGGTGGTGATCCTGCCGTCTCCATCGAGTTTGAGGGTGCCGGCTCTGGTGTAGGCGGTTGTACCGTCGGGCATGGAGACCTGAAAGAATCCGGTCCCTTCAATGGCGATATCCAGCGGGTTGCTGGTCTGCACAATATCGCCGGTTGTGAAGATCTTCGTGACAGCAGCAGGTTTTACCCCCAGCCCCACCTGGATTCCCGTGGGTGAGGTGGTATCCGCGGAGGTTGGAGAACCGGGCACCTTGACTATCTGGTAGAGCAGATCCTGAAAGTCTGCCCGGCTTTTTTTAAAGCCCGAGGTGCTGACGTTGGCCAGGTTGTTGGCAATGACGTCCATGTTGAGGTTTTGAGCAGACATGCCTGTTGTTGCCGTCCAGAGAGATCGCATGGTTTTACCTCGTGTGCGATGTTTGGTGGAGTAAGGAGCAAAAAGAGATCTTAGAGCGAACCCAGTTCATCTTGTTTTTCACTGATTTTGGCAAAGCTCTCGATGGCTTTTGTGTGGGCTTCAAATAACCGCTGGGCAGCAATCATGGCGGTCATCTCTTCCATCATGTTTACATTCGAGGTCTCAAGAGAGCCCTGGATAACACGGTACTGCTGCATGGGCTGCGCCTCGCCGCTGTCCAGCCGATACAGGTTGTTGCTGATCTTCACCAGCTCCCTGTCGTCAGGCACGGTGAACACTGCCAGCCGGGCGTCGGAGAGGATGCCGTTGACAGCAATCTCGCCGCTTTCACTGATGGCAATATCCTTGCCTGAGGTGGTATCCAGCTGCAGCGGTGCATCGCCATTACCGATAACCGTATACCCGTCTGCAGTCTGCACCAGGCCGTTACTGTCCACCACAAAACTTCCGGACCGGGTGTACAGGGTGGTGTTGTCTTTCATGATCTTGAAAAGACCCGGACCATCGATGGCCACATCCAGAGATCGGCCGGTGGTCCGCAGGCCGCCCTGGTTGAAATCGGTTGCAGTGGTCCGGACACGGGTATGGTTGATGCCGGCAGCCTTTTCTGTCTGTTGCGTGCCCTTAAGGATGGCGGCAAAGCTCAGCCGATCCTTTTTAAACCCGGCGGTGCTGACGTTGGCCAGGTTGGCGGCAATGTTGTTGATGGCCTGCTCCCGTGACACTGCTCCACTGAGCGCGCTGTATTTTCCGGAACCCATGAGTAGCGTTGTTTCAGGTTGAGGTTGGTTCTGAGGCGATCATACTGTTCTTGTCGGTTGCCCGGCCGCCTTTCTTAACGGTTAAAGCCGTCATCCGGTGTCAGTGGTTGATTTTGGCGACCTGACTTAAGCTCAGGAGCTGTACGGCCTCCACGGTTGAGATATCAAGAATGGCGGCAATCTCCTCTGCTCCCAGTCCCTGAAGTGCCAGTTTGCTGAGAATCCGATACTTTTCCGGTGGTTGTTTATCCAGCTTTGCCAGATTTTCCAGCCGGGGACGCTGCAGTCCGGTGGTGAGGCTGGCGATTTTCAGGCTGGTCTTGAAACTCTCTTTATCGGTTTCAAAGCCTTCATCGGCAAGAGCTGCAGCGATTTTCTCCTGGAGCACCACAAGTCTGCGGGTTTCCTCTTCTCTTGTAAAGCGTTGTTTCCTGATCAGGAAGAGGATAACGAAACAGCACAGAATGACCAGACAGGCAACGGCTAAAGCCGGGAACAGGATGTCGGACATGGCTTGTACTTCCCCTCGGGTTTTATGGTTCGTAGAGATCGGAATTAATGAGCTTGACGCGCAGCTTCAACAGGGCCTGACTGTGGAGCTGGGAGACCCTGCCTTCAGAAACCTCAAGTATCTCCGCTATCTCCTTCTGGGTCAGTTCTTCGTAGTAGTAGAGCGCCACGACCAGCCGTTCTTTTTCCGCCAGCTCTTCTATCAGCTCCGCCAGAAGCCGGCTCATCTCAGACTGCTCGATGAGTTCATTCGGGATCGCTCCACTGATATCTTCAAGGTTGTCTAAGAAACTCCGGCCCTCTTCGGTATGATCCAGGGTCTCATGCAGACTGACACAGCCGAGATGACTGACCTCGGTTAACAGGTTCTGATACTCTTCAAGGGATATGTCCAGGGCGGCAGCCATTTCCAGCTCATCGGGTGAGCGCCCCAGACCGTGTTCGAGGCGGAGCATGGTCTGGGTGAGCAGGTTCTGCTTGTCGCGCATGGTGCGGGAAAACCAGTCGAGTCTGCGCATCTCATCAAAGATGGCTCCACGGACCCGATACTCGGCAAAGGTCTTGAATTTGGCCCCTTTGCCGGGATCGAACCTGTTGGCAGCATCAACAAGGCCGACCATGGCCGCACTGACCATATCCTCTTTGGTCATGAAACTCGGCACCTGGGGGATCATACGTTGTACCACCAGTTCGATCAGGGACATATTGTCTCTGATCAGTTGAGAACGGTCGTCAAGAGGGGGGACTGGTGGAAGCATGGCAACGGACTCTGTGTAGAATGATGGGGGTGGAGGTCGTCATTTCGCGTTGAATTCCAGAAGGCGTTTCCAGAAGAACTGGATGGAGCCCTTTGGCTGTATGGTTTGTGGTTCCTGGGCAACGGTTTTGGCCAGGGCCTTGAAGGCATGGCTGGTTCGGCAGTCCGGAAAGAGCTGCACAAGGGTCTGCTGCTTGCGAATGGCATCGATCATCAGTCTGTCGCGGGGGATCGAGCCGATGTAGTCAATGGAGATGTCAAGGTAACGGTTGGCCACCATGGTGAGTTTACGGTACACATCCAGGGCCTCTTCCTCGCTTTTGATACAGTTGACAATCAGGCTGAAGCGTTTTTCATGGTGCTGGGTCGAGAGCAGCTTCATCAGTGCGTAGGCATCGGTTATTGCTGTCGGATCGGGCGTGGTGACCACCAGGATTTCCTGAGCAGCCGTATTGAAGTAGGTGACGTTTTCTGAAATACCGGCTTCAGTATCAATGAGCACAAAGTCAAAATCACTGTTCATACTCTCCAGCGCATCCAACAGACGCATCTTCTGCTGACTGTCGAGCCGTGTAAACCGCTGCATCCCGGAGCCGGCAGGCAGAATCTTTATGCCTTCCGGGCCGTCAACAAGGATGGCTTCCAGATTCTGGTGACCGGCAAAAAAATGGTTGAGGTTGTAGCCCGGTGCCAGACCGAAGACGACATCGATATTGGCCAGTCCCAGATCAGCATCAAGGATGAGCACCCGCTTCTCCATGCGGGCGAGCAGGATGGCCAGGTTGGCGACAACAGCTGTTTTGCCGACCCCTCCCTTGCCGCTGGTGACCGACAGGACGCGGGTTGCCGGGCGACCGGGATGGGGTGCTGTTGGGTTTGAGTGGTTCATGTCCCGCAGGGTGCTTGCCTGGTCAGTATGATGGGTATGCTCAGCCATGGTGCAGATTTCCGTGATCGTTTATAATAAGGTCGGCGATGTCGGCCGGAGACGGCATCAGCAGGTCTTCCGGCACTCGCTGACCATTGGTCAGAAAGGAGATGGGGGTGTCGCTCTTGTAGTGAATGTTGAGGAGGACACCCAACTGTTCACACTCGTCGATTTTCGTGAAGATAAAGTTACTGATGGGCAGCACTGAAAATCGGCGGATCGTCTCTTCGACCTCTCTTTCCCGGGTGGCAGCCGAGAGAAGCAGGTGATGTTCAATGTTCAGCTGTGGTTTGAAAAAAGATGCCAGTTCCTGGATATCGATGTTGTTGCGCGGATTGCGCCCGGCAGTATCAATGAGGATCAGGTCCATCTCGCTGAACTTTTGCAAGGCCTGTTCCAGTTCGCCCGGATTAATCACCACCTCCAACGGCAGGCGCATGATCTCCCCGTACACCTTCAGCTGTTCGACTGCGGCAATACGGTAGGTATCAATGGTGATCAGACCGATACGCCCGTTAAACCGGCTCAGGTAGTGTGCCGCAATTTTGGCCAGGGTAGTCGTTTTACCGACACCGGTCGGCCCGATCAGGCTGAGACGGTACTGGCCGGTCCGGGGCCGTTGCAGTATCTGTTCCGTACTGAAGAGGCGGGTGATGGCGGTCTTCAGCACCGCCTGCGGGGAGTCGCTGCCCGGAGCACCGGCCTGCTCAAGGGTATCTCTGGTAAAACGGGCCACCACTCGCGCGGTTTCCTGGTTGATCCCGTAGCCGGTGAGAAATTCGGTGACCGGATCAACCGCGGCAGGTGTGACGGTTGGTTGACATGCCTGCACAGGTGAAGGGGTGACGGTCGCTGCCACAGGGGTGTCAAGCCGGCTGATCCGCTGCGAAAGGCCGCTGACCAGGCTGCGCAGCTCGGTCAGTTCATCCTGGATCTCCCGGGAGACCGGTGGCGGTTCTGCAACAGGAGGAGTGGAGGAGGGCTGTGGGGCAGGCTCACGCCGGGCCCAGAGTTCATCATAGGATATGTCGGCCTGCGGGGGAATACGTTTTTTCCGGACCGGAGGTCGAAGCGGGGAGAGGTGCGGTTGCCGCACCTCCGGCTGACGCCAGTCCGCGTCAACAGCAGCAGTGATCTCCATGATCGGTTTGCCGAGTATGCCGTTGCGGATCGTCCGTGTAGAGAGGATGAGTGCGTCCGGGCCCAGGGCCTCTTTCACCATCTTCAGGCCGGTGGCCATGTCCGGTGCCTCAAAGACTTTAACTTGCATTAACGGTCACCATGCCAACGGATTGGATGCGGATGTTTGAAGTGATTTCATTGTGTGACAGTACCATCAGATTGGGAAAGTACTGCTCCACCAGGCGGCGGACATGCGGGCGGATCTGTGGAAGAACCAGCAGGATCGGCTGCTGCAGGCCGGTTGTTGAGGTGAGCAGTGTGTTGAGGTTATCAAGTATCTTTTGTGCTGTTGTCGGGTCCAGGGCCAGGTAGCTGCCGCGTTCACGATGCTGGACAGCTGTCTGAATGGTCTCTTCCACCTTACGGTCCATGGTCAGTACCGGCAGTGTATTGTCGGGCTGAACAAGATTTGCAGTCAGTGATCGCGACAGGGCATGGCGCACATATTCGGTCAGGATGTCGGTATCCTGGGTGAGTTGAGCGTAGTCGGCCATGGTCTCCAGGATGGATCGGAGGTCACGGATGGAGACATTTTCCCGTAGCAGATTCTGCAGTACCCGCATGATGGTGCTCAGATTCACCACATGGGGAACCAGTTCTTCAGTGAGTTTCGGATAAGTTTTGCTGAGATTATCAATCAGATTCTGAGTTTCCTGACGGCCCAGAAGTTCATAGGCGTGTTTCTTGATTATTTCGCTGATGTGTGTCGCCACCACCGTGATGCAGTCCACCACGGTGTAACCGGCAATCTGCGCCTGTTCCCGTTTGTCTTCGGTAATCCAGGTGGCCGGAAGATCAAAGGCCGGTTCCCGAGTGGGAACCCCCTTGATGGTTTCCGTTACCAGACCCGGATCCATGGCCATGTAGTAGCCGGGCATCATCTCCGCAGTGGCAACCACCACCCCTTTGAGACTGATGGTGTACTGGTTGGGGTTGAGTTGCAGATTATCTTTGATATGAATCGGCGGTACAATGAAACCGGTGGTCAGCGCGAACTGTTTGCGGATCGACTGGATACGGGTCAGGAGCTCTCCGTCCTGGTTGGCATCGACAAAGGGGATCATACCGTAACCGACCTCAAGCTCAATCAGATCAACGGTGAGCATCTTCTCATAGTCCTGATCCGGTTTGATCACCGGCTGAGGCTGGTGCTCCATCACATCGTCCACTGGTTTGGCGGCCTCTGCTTTGTCCAGGTGATAGGCGCTGTAGCCGAGAATACCCGACAGGACGAGGAAAGGCAGGAAGGGCAGGCCGGGGATGAGCGCAAAGCCGAGGAGGATGGCGGCGACAACCCACAACGCCTTGCTGTGGCGGGTGAACTGGCTTTTCATCTCCGCGCCGAAATCGTTACGACCGGCTGACCGGGTCACCAGCATGCCTGCAGCCGTGGAGATGATGAGCGCCGGGACCTGCGAGACCAGGCCGTCCCCGACGGTGAGGATGGTGTAGTTTTTTGCAGCCTCAGCCAGGGACATGCCTTTTTGCAGCACACCGATAATAAAACCGGCACCGATGTTGATCAGGGTGATGATGATACCGGCGATGGCATCGCCACGTACAAACTTTGAGGCACCGTCCATGGCGCCGTGGAAGTTCGCCTCATCAGCCACTTCTTCGCGCCGCTGACGGGCCAGGGTCTCATCGATCAGGCCGGCATTGAGGTCTGCATCAATGGCCATCTGCTTGCCGGGCATGGCATCAAGGGTGAAGCGGGCGGCAACCTCGGCAATCCGGCCGGCACCCTTGGTGATGACGATAAAGTTGATGATCACCAGAATGATGAAGATGACCAGACCAACCACATACGATCCGCCGACCACGAACTGACCAAAGGCCTCGATAACCGACCCGGCGGCGTTCATGCCCTCGTGGCCGTGAAGCAGGATCAGGCGGGTGGAGGCCACGTTCAGGGCAAGACGAAACAGGGTGGTGACCAGGAGGACGGATGGAAAGATGGAAAACTCCACCGCCTTTTCCGTGTACAGGCTGATGATCAGGATGAGGATGGCAATGGTGATGTTCAGGGCCAGGCACAGATCGAGGATGAGCGGCGGCAGGGGGATGATCATCAGCAGGAGGATGCCGATCAGCCCCACGGAGGCCATGATGTCACTGCGCCGGAGGAGTTCTGCCGGTCGCAGCCGGGCCAGTAGTGTTGAAGTGTTCACCGCTTGCATTGCTTATCGTCTTTTTAAGGAGTACACATAGGCCAGAATTTCCGCAACCGCCCTGAACAGCTCTTCAGGGACGGTCTGACCCACCTCAACCCTGGAATGCAATAATCTTGCCACCGGCGGGTTTTCCACCAGGGGGACGTGGTGGTCTTTGGCAATCTCCCGAATCTTTTTTGCAACCAGATCCCGGCCTTTGGCCAGGACAACCGGGGCGCTCATGCTTGTGGCATCGTATCTGATTGCAACCGCATAGTGGGTTGGGTTGGTGATGACCACATCAGCCGTGGGCACGGCGGCCATCATCCTCTGTCTGGCCATCTGCTGCTGGATGGAACGGATTTTTGACTTGATGTGTGGATCGCCCTCCGTCTCCTTCATCTCTTCCTTCTGCTCCTGCTTGGTCATCTTCATCTTCTGTTCCATCTCCCAGCGGACAAAGGCATAGTCCAGAACAGCCAGAACGATCATGACGCCGGCCACCTTGGCCATGACCAGGGCAGCGGTTTTGGCGAGAAAGATGATGGTGTGCTCCACCGGCGCATCGGTGAGGAGCAGGACCTTGTCAAATTCACTCTGCACGGTTTTGAAGGCCACCCAGCCGATGAGACCAACCTTTAACAGTGACTTGATGACCTCCATTATCGAGCGCTTGGAAAACAGTCGGGCCATTCCCTTGATGGGATCCAGTTTCTTCAGATCCGGTAACAGCGGCTGGGTGGTGAAGAGCCAGCCGATCTGCAGGAAGCTGGCAAAAAAACCGATCAGCAGGGCCATCAGAAAAAGCGGCAGCAGGGTGAAGGCCAGGGTGGCGCCGAGATAGTAGGCCAGCTGCATTATTGAGCTGGGTGTAACCGCATATTCTCCACTGGCCCGCCAGATAGCAGCTACGGCTTCTCTGATCTCTGCCCAGAAGATCGGCGCAAATCCCATCCAGAACAGTAAGATCAGGGTGAACATGGCCGCAGTCTGCACCTCACGGCTCTGGGCGACCTGTCCTTTTTTTCTGAAGTCGGCGCGTCGTTTCGCTGATGGGGTTTCTGTGCGTTCCCCGGTACTGTTCTCTTCGGCCATGGGTGTGTGCGGATCTGAAAGTTGCTGAAAAAGCTTCCGGCCGATGCACCCGGATCGATGAGCCGACAGAAGCTGTATGTAACGGGGCTAGCAAATTATGCACCCGGATTGCGGTCATGCTGCTGATTAAACAGCCCGTGGTGTTGTACCGGTCGGAGGCGGTCAGCCAAGTAACTGCAGGAGGGTGAGGATATGTTCACCGGTTAAGTCAAATTCACGACGGAAGACGGAGAAGATGGCGCCGAGTGTCAAACTTATGACTAGAAAGGTGATACCGATATTCAATGGAAAGGAGAGCATAAAGACATTGAGCTGCGGAAAGACCCGGGCCAGGATACCCAGCACCAGGTTGACGATGAGCAGTAAGGCAAGAATCGGTGCACTGAACCTGACACCAAGAGTAAACATGTTGCCGGCCAGTTTCATCAGTTCCTGAACAGCTCCCCCGGAAAAGTCGAGTGTTCCCGGGGGCAGCAGCACAAAGGATTCGATGATGGCATGAAAGAAAAAATGATGCATGTTCAGGGTGAGAAAGGCCAGCATGGCCAGAATGTTGACAAACTGGCTCATGAGCGACAGTTGCTGGGTGGTTTGAGGATCAAAGATATTGGCAGCGGCAAAACCCATCTGATAGCCGATGACGGTGCCGCCGAAGCTGATCGCCGCAAAGATCATCTGCGTGACAAGTCCGATCAGGGCGCCAAGGAGCACTTCGTTAACCAGCAGCAGGGCAAGGCCGGTCAGTGTGAGCTGTGCTTTTGGTGTGTAAGGGGCGATGAGAGGAAAGAGCAGCAGACTGATCATGACGGACAGACCGATCTTGAGCCTTCCTCCAATCTGACTGCCGCCAAAGACCGGGATGGCGGCAATGATGGCGATGACCCGAGCCAGGCAGACCAGGAAATCCTGTGTCTGCTGGAATGGAATAAACGGCAGGTCCATAGCCTTTATCCGAGCTTGCGGTTAACGGCCGACCGAGGCGATCTGCGTTATAGTGCCGGTGGTGAAGGTGACAAGCACATCCATGATCCAGGGACCAAAGATCAGCAGCGTGATGAAGACAGCAACAATCTTGGGAATAAACGTCATTGTCTGTTCGTTGATCTGCGTGGCGGCCTGGAAAATACTGATCATCAGACCGATGACCATGGCCGCAATCAACATCGGCGCAGCGGTCAGCAGGATGGTCTGTACCGCTGCTTTACCGACATGGATAACTGTTTCAGGGCTCATGGGGGATGACGGGATTTGGTTGAAATTTATACAAAGCTCTTCATCAGAGAGCCGACCACCAGCTGCCAGCCGTCAACAAGGACGAATAACAGCAACTTGAAGGGCAGCGATATGATGATCGGCGGCAGCATCATCATACCCATGGACATCAGCACCGAGGCCACCAGCATATCGATGACCAGAAAGGGGACGTAGATCATAAAGCCCATCTGAAAGGCGCGCTTTAACTCTGACAGCATAAAGGCCGGAATAAGGATGGCAGAGGAGAGTGCCTCTTTGTCTGCGGGCTGTTTCTCTTTGGTCAGGTCGATCAGCAGTTGCAGTTCACTCTCCTGAACCTGGCTGAACATGAAGGTGCGCATGACCTCCATTGAGCGGCTCAGGGCCTGCTGCTGGGTGATCTGTTCCTGCATGTACGGCTGCAGGGCCTGCTGGTTGATGGTGTTAAAGGTCGGCGCCATGACAAACAGGGTAAGAAACAGGGCCAGTCCCAACAGTATCTGGTTGGGCGGTGTGTTCTGGGTACCCATGGCCTG
It includes:
- the flgG gene encoding flagellar basal-body rod protein FlgG; this encodes MRSLWTATTGMSAQNLNMDVIANNLANVSTSGFKKSRADFQDLLYQIVKVPGSPTSADTTSPTGIQVGLGVKPAAVTKIFTTGDIVQTSNPLDIAIEGTGFFQVSMPDGTTAYTRAGTLKLDGDGRITTSDGYPVEPEIVIPEDALEITISPDGTVSAILGSDTITTELGNIDLADFVNDAGLIAIGKNLFRDTEASGPALIGTPGENGIGTLLQGYIENSNVNLVEELTQMITAQRSFEINSKVITTSDEMMRTVTNMV
- the flgF gene encoding flagellar basal-body rod protein FlgF, which encodes MGSGKYSALSGAVSREQAINNIAANLANVSTAGFKKDRLSFAAILKGTQQTEKAAGINHTRVRTTATDFNQGGLRTTGRSLDVAIDGPGLFKIMKDNTTLYTRSGSFVVDSNGLVQTADGYTVIGNGDAPLQLDTTSGKDIAISESGEIAVNGILSDARLAVFTVPDDRELVKISNNLYRLDSGEAQPMQQYRVIQGSLETSNVNMMEEMTAMIAAQRLFEAHTKAIESFAKISEKQDELGSL
- a CDS encoding nucleoside transporter family protein; translation: MSDILFPALAVACLVILCCFVILFLIRKQRFTREEETRRLVVLQEKIAAALADEGFETDKESFKTSLKIASLTTGLQRPRLENLAKLDKQPPEKYRILSKLALQGLGAEEIAAILDISTVEAVQLLSLSQVAKINH
- a CDS encoding FliA/WhiG family RNA polymerase sigma factor, with protein sequence MLPPVPPLDDRSQLIRDNMSLIELVVQRMIPQVPSFMTKEDMVSAAMVGLVDAANRFDPGKGAKFKTFAEYRVRGAIFDEMRRLDWFSRTMRDKQNLLTQTMLRLEHGLGRSPDELEMAAALDISLEEYQNLLTEVSHLGCVSLHETLDHTEEGRSFLDNLEDISGAIPNELIEQSEMSRLLAELIEELAEKERLVVALYYYEELTQKEIAEILEVSEGRVSQLHSQALLKLRVKLINSDLYEP
- a CDS encoding MinD/ParA family protein, with the translated sequence MAEHTHHTDQASTLRDMNHSNPTAPHPGRPATRVLSVTSGKGGVGKTAVVANLAILLARMEKRVLILDADLGLANIDVVFGLAPGYNLNHFFAGHQNLEAILVDGPEGIKILPAGSGMQRFTRLDSQQKMRLLDALESMNSDFDFVLIDTEAGISENVTYFNTAAQEILVVTTPDPTAITDAYALMKLLSTQHHEKRFSLIVNCIKSEEEALDVYRKLTMVANRYLDISIDYIGSIPRDRLMIDAIRKQQTLVQLFPDCRTSHAFKALAKTVAQEPQTIQPKGSIQFFWKRLLEFNAK
- the flhF gene encoding flagellar biosynthesis protein FlhF; its protein translation is MQVKVFEAPDMATGLKMVKEALGPDALILSTRTIRNGILGKPIMEITAAVDADWRQPEVRQPHLSPLRPPVRKKRIPPQADISYDELWARREPAPQPSSTPPVAEPPPVSREIQDELTELRSLVSGLSQRISRLDTPVAATVTPSPVQACQPTVTPAAVDPVTEFLTGYGINQETARVVARFTRDTLEQAGAPGSDSPQAVLKTAITRLFSTEQILQRPRTGQYRLSLIGPTGVGKTTTLAKIAAHYLSRFNGRIGLITIDTYRIAAVEQLKVYGEIMRLPLEVVINPGELEQALQKFSEMDLILIDTAGRNPRNNIDIQELASFFKPQLNIEHHLLLSAATREREVEETIRRFSVLPISNFIFTKIDECEQLGVLLNIHYKSDTPISFLTNGQRVPEDLLMPSPADIADLIINDHGNLHHG
- the flhA gene encoding flagellar biosynthesis protein FlhA, which codes for MQAVNTSTLLARLRPAELLRRSDIMASVGLIGILLLMIIPLPPLILDLCLALNITIAILILIISLYTEKAVEFSIFPSVLLVTTLFRLALNVASTRLILLHGHEGMNAAGSVIEAFGQFVVGGSYVVGLVIFIILVIINFIVITKGAGRIAEVAARFTLDAMPGKQMAIDADLNAGLIDETLARQRREEVADEANFHGAMDGASKFVRGDAIAGIIITLINIGAGFIIGVLQKGMSLAEAAKNYTILTVGDGLVSQVPALIISTAAGMLVTRSAGRNDFGAEMKSQFTRHSKALWVVAAILLGFALIPGLPFLPFLVLSGILGYSAYHLDKAEAAKPVDDVMEHQPQPVIKPDQDYEKMLTVDLIELEVGYGMIPFVDANQDGELLTRIQSIRKQFALTTGFIVPPIHIKDNLQLNPNQYTISLKGVVVATAEMMPGYYMAMDPGLVTETIKGVPTREPAFDLPATWITEDKREQAQIAGYTVVDCITVVATHISEIIKKHAYELLGRQETQNLIDNLSKTYPKLTEELVPHVVNLSTIMRVLQNLLRENVSIRDLRSILETMADYAQLTQDTDILTEYVRHALSRSLTANLVQPDNTLPVLTMDRKVEETIQTAVQHRERGSYLALDPTTAQKILDNLNTLLTSTTGLQQPILLVLPQIRPHVRRLVEQYFPNLMVLSHNEITSNIRIQSVGMVTVNAS
- the flhB gene encoding flagellar biosynthesis protein FlhB; the encoded protein is MAEENSTGERTETPSAKRRADFRKKGQVAQSREVQTAAMFTLILLFWMGFAPIFWAEIREAVAAIWRASGEYAVTPSSIMQLAYYLGATLAFTLLPLFLMALLIGFFASFLQIGWLFTTQPLLPDLKKLDPIKGMARLFSKRSIMEVIKSLLKVGLIGWVAFKTVQSEFDKVLLLTDAPVEHTIIFLAKTAALVMAKVAGVMIVLAVLDYAFVRWEMEQKMKMTKQEQKEEMKETEGDPHIKSKIRSIQQQMARQRMMAAVPTADVVITNPTHYAVAIRYDATSMSAPVVLAKGRDLVAKKIREIAKDHHVPLVENPPVARLLHSRVEVGQTVPEELFRAVAEILAYVYSLKRR
- the fliR gene encoding flagellar biosynthetic protein FliR — its product is MDLPFIPFQQTQDFLVCLARVIAIIAAIPVFGGSQIGGRLKIGLSVMISLLLFPLIAPYTPKAQLTLTGLALLLVNEVLLGALIGLVTQMIFAAISFGGTVIGYQMGFAAANIFDPQTTQQLSLMSQFVNILAMLAFLTLNMHHFFFHAIIESFVLLPPGTLDFSGGAVQELMKLAGNMFTLGVRFSAPILALLLIVNLVLGILARVFPQLNVFMLSFPLNIGITFLVISLTLGAIFSVFRREFDLTGEHILTLLQLLG
- the fliQ gene encoding flagellar biosynthesis protein FliQ, whose product is MSPETVIHVGKAAVQTILLTAAPMLIAAMVIGLMISIFQAATQINEQTMTFIPKIVAVFITLLIFGPWIMDVLVTFTTGTITQIASVGR
- the fliP gene encoding flagellar type III secretion system pore protein FliP (The bacterial flagellar biogenesis protein FliP forms a type III secretion system (T3SS)-type pore required for flagellar assembly.); translation: MNCRLLFFSLLFFLIPAAASAVNLPTVTFGISDAGTPAEVSTALQVLLVLTVLTVAPAILLMTTAFTRIIIVLGFLRQAMGTQNTPPNQILLGLALFLTLFVMAPTFNTINQQALQPYMQEQITQQQALSRSMEVMRTFMFSQVQESELQLLIDLTKEKQPADKEALSSAILIPAFMLSELKRAFQMGFMIYVPFLVIDMLVASVLMSMGMMMLPPIIISLPFKLLLFVLVDGWQLVVGSLMKSFV